A single region of the Legionella oakridgensis ATCC 33761 = DSM 21215 genome encodes:
- a CDS encoding acyltransferase family protein yields MHHVFGKILLANRYSLAWFSIRLLSYVSFLFVAGIIAARNDWLYKVNSAFAKPWYISALVSIGFIGFYLQYVLEHHLITAVIGGANGYAFLWAQWEAFSAFGLIISLLALSKAYFNNTNPVFQTLAKLSFTVYLIHPLIIVPVSYYEYQWLGYDGIIGWVLTCLLAIPLTFLLANYFRKLPILRNIL; encoded by the coding sequence ATGCATCACGTTTTTGGTAAGATTTTACTGGCCAATCGGTACTCATTGGCATGGTTTTCAATTCGGTTATTATCCTATGTATCTTTTTTGTTTGTGGCAGGCATTATTGCCGCTCGCAATGATTGGCTCTATAAAGTTAATTCAGCGTTTGCTAAGCCGTGGTACATCAGTGCATTGGTCAGCATAGGGTTTATTGGTTTTTACCTTCAATATGTCTTGGAGCATCATTTAATAACGGCAGTGATAGGTGGGGCTAATGGGTATGCTTTCTTATGGGCACAATGGGAAGCTTTTTCTGCGTTTGGTTTGATTATCAGTTTATTGGCTTTAAGTAAGGCTTACTTTAATAACACAAATCCAGTGTTTCAGACCTTAGCCAAATTATCTTTCACCGTTTATTTGATTCATCCGTTGATTATCGTACCGGTGTCTTATTATGAATATCAATGGCTGGGGTATGATGGGATTATTGGATGGGTGCTAACCTGTCTTTTGGCCATCCCTTTAACGTTTTTACTGGCCAATTATTTTCGGAAATTACCTATCCTCCGTAATATTTTATAA
- a CDS encoding CAP domain-containing protein, with product MIRIVLSLFIIPCLVFSPVSLAIHPNEQATSDAYYQTLILQYINEYRLKHHLSPLQMNSVMSLEAKKHSQDMANKSIPFGHQHFDARIQRLYKEIKNCRGGAENVAYYKLDAKKLVDAWIASPGHRRNIQGHYNLTGIGIAHSKQGWAYYTQIFLRADQ from the coding sequence ATGATTCGTATAGTATTGAGTTTATTTATTATACCATGTCTTGTGTTTTCGCCAGTCAGTTTAGCTATTCATCCCAACGAGCAGGCGACGTCTGATGCTTATTATCAGACATTGATATTGCAGTATATTAATGAGTATCGGTTAAAACATCATTTATCTCCATTGCAGATGAATTCCGTTATGTCACTTGAAGCCAAGAAACATAGTCAAGATATGGCAAATAAATCTATCCCATTTGGACACCAACATTTTGATGCCCGCATCCAGCGATTGTATAAGGAAATAAAAAATTGCCGTGGAGGTGCTGAAAATGTGGCTTATTACAAGCTGGATGCTAAAAAACTTGTGGATGCCTGGATAGCAAGCCCAGGTCACCGTAGAAACATTCAAGGCCATTACAATTTAACTGGTATAGGAATTGCGCACAGTAAGCAAGGCTGGGCTTACTATACTCAGATTTTTTTGCGTGCAGATCAGTAG
- a CDS encoding nicotinate phosphoribosyltransferase, with amino-acid sequence MLTFTGTYTDQYQLTMAQTYFFKGRANHSAVFDYFFRKLPFDGGYAIFAGLEDLLTALEHLKFNDEDLQFLKQQQFAPEFIEYLKQFRFHGNIYASQEGDVVFPTRPVIIIEANILEAQMIETLVLNILNFQTLIATKANRMRQVAGQRQLIDFGLRRAQGAGGYYATRAAFIGGFDATSNVVAGRDYGIPVSGTMSHAFIQSYDDEYSAFHDFSQVWPDECVLLVDTYDTLKSGVPNAIKIGKELEAKGHRLRGIRLDSGDLALLAKQSRQLLDEAGMHYVKIAASNQLDEFVIKQLLEQKAPIDVFGVGTNLVIGQPDGALDGVYKLVFADDKPRIKLSENISKVTIPGKKQVHRILKDDIFWGADVISLDDEEDMTRMYCPFNHFNPIVLKNLKQEPLLKQVVKNGKRTEKPKSLKEIAHFSQDRLKLLPKEFKRFDDPSVYKIGISEQLKTIRDQLIHIHKG; translated from the coding sequence ATGCTCACATTTACAGGAACTTATACTGATCAATATCAGCTTACCATGGCACAGACTTACTTTTTCAAGGGACGAGCAAATCATTCAGCGGTTTTTGATTATTTTTTTCGAAAACTTCCTTTTGATGGTGGCTACGCTATATTTGCTGGTTTAGAAGATTTATTGACTGCTTTAGAACATCTCAAATTTAATGATGAAGACTTACAATTTTTAAAACAACAACAATTTGCGCCGGAATTTATTGAATATCTTAAACAATTTCGTTTTCATGGGAATATTTATGCTTCTCAGGAAGGGGATGTGGTTTTTCCGACTCGGCCAGTTATCATCATTGAAGCAAATATTCTTGAAGCTCAAATGATTGAAACGTTGGTATTAAATATTTTAAATTTTCAAACCCTGATTGCAACTAAAGCAAATCGCATGCGTCAGGTAGCTGGGCAACGTCAATTAATTGATTTTGGATTACGGCGAGCGCAGGGTGCCGGAGGATACTATGCGACTCGTGCGGCTTTTATTGGTGGCTTTGATGCGACCAGTAATGTAGTGGCAGGTCGTGACTATGGTATTCCTGTGTCTGGTACGATGTCTCATGCTTTTATTCAAAGTTATGATGATGAATATTCTGCATTTCATGATTTTTCGCAAGTATGGCCGGATGAGTGTGTTTTATTAGTGGATACTTATGATACTTTAAAGAGCGGTGTGCCTAATGCAATTAAAATTGGTAAGGAGTTGGAAGCTAAAGGACACCGGCTTAGAGGCATTCGTTTGGATAGCGGTGATTTGGCGTTACTTGCTAAGCAGTCTCGACAATTACTAGATGAAGCAGGGATGCATTATGTTAAAATTGCTGCGTCCAATCAACTGGACGAATTTGTAATTAAACAATTGCTGGAACAAAAAGCGCCCATTGATGTGTTTGGTGTTGGTACAAACCTGGTCATAGGACAACCAGACGGCGCATTAGATGGTGTTTATAAGCTGGTTTTTGCAGATGATAAACCAAGAATTAAGCTCTCAGAAAATATAAGTAAAGTTACCATTCCAGGTAAGAAACAAGTACATCGAATTCTTAAGGATGATATATTTTGGGGGGCTGATGTGATCTCTTTAGATGATGAAGAAGATATGACACGCATGTATTGTCCTTTTAATCATTTTAATCCTATAGTACTCAAAAATCTTAAACAGGAACCTTTATTGAAGCAGGTCGTAAAAAATGGAAAACGCACGGAAAAGCCTAAATCACTTAAAGAAATCGCTCATTTTAGTCAAGATCGACTAAAATTATTACCTAAAGAATTTAAACGTTTTGACGATCCAAGTGTTTATAAAATTGGAATCAGTGAGCAATTAAAAACGATTCGTGATCAATTGATTCATATCCATAAAGGATAG
- a CDS encoding isochorismatase family protein codes for MKQILWPDHCIQGTQGAEFYPELDIRPIEAIFRKGTDPDIDSYSSFYDNGHRKSTGLTGYLHDKKIGQLYFCGLAADICVYFSIQDALTEGFKCWLIEDATQPLNKEDYKEIKHKLADKGVSFTNSQSIITHYVLPSVVRDR; via the coding sequence ATGAAACAGATACTTTGGCCTGATCACTGTATTCAAGGCACCCAGGGAGCGGAGTTTTATCCTGAGCTTGATATTCGGCCAATTGAGGCTATTTTCCGTAAAGGCACCGATCCTGACATAGACAGTTATAGCAGTTTTTATGATAACGGCCATCGTAAAAGTACCGGGTTGACAGGGTACCTTCATGATAAAAAGATAGGCCAGTTGTATTTTTGTGGTCTTGCAGCAGACATTTGTGTTTATTTTAGCATTCAAGATGCTTTAACTGAGGGTTTCAAATGTTGGTTGATAGAAGACGCCACTCAGCCTTTAAATAAAGAGGATTATAAGGAAATAAAACATAAACTTGCGGATAAAGGAGTGAGTTTTACAAACAGTCAATCAATTATTACTCATTATGTCCTCCCGAGCGTAGTGAGGGATCGCTAG
- a CDS encoding ribose-phosphate pyrophosphokinase-like domain-containing protein yields MDIMLFALNASKEWGNHLVSHIKNIRLARHEERDFEDGEHKARSLESVRGQRVFYCNRCLVITSKV; encoded by the coding sequence ATGGATATTATGCTTTTTGCATTGAATGCTTCAAAGGAATGGGGAAATCACTTGGTTTCGCACATTAAAAATATTCGGCTTGCCCGCCATGAAGAGCGAGATTTTGAAGATGGGGAGCATAAGGCACGTTCTCTGGAAAGTGTGAGAGGCCAAAGGGTTTTTTATTGCAATCGTTGTTTAGTGATCACAAGCAAAGTGTAA
- the prs gene encoding ribose-phosphate diphosphokinase yields the protein MSVAFFISALKDASVREVIVLIPYLAYARKDRKTKSRDPVTMKYVARLLETAGADNVVTMDVHNLAAFQNAFRIPTEHLEARLLFAPYFANLIQDEEVTVVSPDVGGAKRAEQFRETLSELLHREVGKAFLDKKEAPVRLVAEA from the coding sequence TTGTCGGTTGCTTTTTTTATTAGTGCTTTGAAGGATGCGTCGGTCCGTGAGGTCATTGTGCTTATTCCTTATTTGGCTTATGCCCGTAAAGATCGTAAAACCAAATCCAGGGATCCGGTGACCATGAAATATGTTGCGCGATTGTTGGAAACGGCAGGGGCTGATAATGTTGTGACCATGGATGTTCATAATCTCGCTGCTTTCCAAAATGCATTTCGTATACCAACAGAGCATTTAGAAGCCAGACTATTATTTGCTCCCTATTTTGCTAACCTCATTCAGGATGAAGAAGTAACCGTGGTGTCACCTGATGTTGGAGGAGCAAAAAGAGCGGAGCAGTTTCGCGAGACGCTAAGTGAGCTTTTGCACCGAGAGGTTGGTAAAGCATTTTTGGATAAAAAAGAAGCGCCGGTGAGGTTAGTGGCGGAGGCGTGA
- a CDS encoding phosphoribosyltransferase family protein, which yields MIIGEVKNRTTIIIDDMISSGTTISLATAALHREGAKRIMACATHGVFLDKANQTLADSRLERIVVTNTVLPYRLAKPLLQEKVVMLDASRLFAQAVKIMHDNGSVVELLQKYQEDGVG from the coding sequence GTGATTATTGGTGAAGTTAAAAATCGTACGACCATCATTATAGATGACATGATAAGTTCCGGTACAACCATTAGCCTGGCAACAGCGGCGCTGCATCGTGAGGGTGCCAAACGCATTATGGCATGTGCTACTCATGGTGTATTTTTGGATAAAGCGAATCAAACGCTTGCCGATTCAAGACTTGAAAGAATTGTGGTGACCAACACGGTTTTGCCATATCGGTTGGCTAAACCATTATTGCAGGAAAAAGTGGTGATGCTGGATGCTTCGCGATTATTTGCACAGGCAGTAAAAATCATGCACGATAATGGATCAGTGGTTGAATTATTACAGAAATATCAGGAAGATGGAGTAGGGTAA
- a CDS encoding cold-shock protein: MSEKVRGTVKWFNESKGFGFIESEGKDYFVHFSAIQGSGFKTLAEGASVLFKAAKGQKGPQAEEVEIA; encoded by the coding sequence ATGTCAGAAAAAGTACGCGGTACCGTAAAATGGTTTAATGAGAGTAAAGGCTTTGGATTTATTGAAAGTGAAGGCAAAGATTATTTTGTTCATTTCAGTGCTATTCAAGGCAGTGGCTTTAAAACTTTAGCTGAAGGAGCTTCTGTTTTATTCAAAGCTGCTAAAGGTCAAAAAGGCCCACAAGCTGAAGAAGTAGAAATTGCCTAA
- a CDS encoding GNAT family N-acetyltransferase — protein MPYLVDAFHTMEKNFFSMVSLEQVDYGNLIAFATGIQAPGLNPAIVQQIDAEFAENLLSCRDFYAEKQLPWALILPEYYYNKDVESMLSRYHFVLNGDNGMAMAIMLEDIQFPSQETPLEIKEIQGNLEEWSIPLIYGFESTPEITSPYAIRHQEAVALGKKLYHFSGFLGKEVVCSLSLSLCGNKARIDDLATMPFHQRAGYASALVFAALKRAKELNARYCFLEASGMGFHLYKKIGFHTLFTNYCYEYVTY, from the coding sequence ATGCCTTATTTAGTGGATGCGTTTCATACAATGGAAAAAAATTTCTTTAGTATGGTGAGCCTTGAGCAGGTTGATTATGGTAATTTAATTGCTTTCGCTACAGGCATACAAGCGCCAGGTCTAAATCCAGCCATTGTGCAACAGATAGATGCAGAATTTGCAGAGAATTTACTGTCATGCCGTGATTTCTATGCTGAAAAACAGTTACCTTGGGCATTAATATTACCTGAATATTATTATAATAAAGACGTTGAAAGCATGTTGTCCCGATATCATTTTGTGTTAAATGGAGACAATGGCATGGCAATGGCCATCATGCTGGAGGACATTCAATTTCCTTCACAAGAAACGCCATTAGAAATTAAAGAAATACAAGGAAATTTGGAAGAATGGTCCATACCGTTGATTTATGGATTTGAATCAACGCCAGAAATAACAAGTCCTTATGCAATCAGACACCAAGAGGCAGTTGCGTTAGGAAAAAAGCTTTATCATTTCTCCGGTTTTTTGGGTAAGGAAGTGGTTTGTTCCTTATCCTTATCATTGTGTGGCAATAAAGCACGTATTGATGACCTTGCAACGATGCCGTTTCATCAGCGTGCGGGTTATGCCAGCGCGCTTGTTTTTGCCGCCTTAAAACGGGCAAAAGAATTGAATGCACGATATTGCTTTCTAGAAGCATCTGGTATGGGGTTTCATTTATATAAAAAAATTGGATTCCACACATTGTTTACAAACTATTGTTACGAATATGTGACGTATTAA
- a CDS encoding ABC transporter ATP-binding protein, with amino-acid sequence MANNHHAPQSLTIWGFLWTIIKPYRWWYVLMLQAPLVTALYVFANNYSLKLLIDAFSMESIIDYHHLIYPIVLFITAQIVLDLSWRVSNIAEWKAEPFARRRLLLKTYDYIQYHSYTYFQNNQSGTVISKLKGILDGYDSVFDNIHHIIGKNFCVVILSILVLWLINTTVFLFMLAWCILVVSVLYPMALRLNQLSNEVAESKHHVIGLLSDNITNIFSLFYFATRKIELKRADSFMSKDYVPRQISMYRYDFVFNFVGSILYWIMLISVFLFMIHLRTNASISTGDFVFVMLTAIAISFELWGFISAMCKFMKDIGDFKSSFSVLTTPHTVIDRPDAIDLHEIQGAIEFKNLFFAYEGGKPIFTDLNLTIRAGEKIGLIGHSGAGKSTLISLLLKNFQPSSGNILIDGQDIDAITSDSLRKQISLIPQDIMLFHRSIAENIGYAKETASLQDIKKAAKMANIDEYIDSLPDGYHTLVGERGIKLSGGQRQRIAIARAILKHAPIIILDEATSSLDTATEQQIQQSLNLILEENKTTVIAIAHRLSTIRHMDRIVVMEEGHIVEEGSFNQLMNKKNGYFRQLWDNQVNGMVL; translated from the coding sequence ATGGCTAATAATCACCATGCTCCGCAATCATTAACTATTTGGGGATTTTTATGGACCATCATTAAACCCTATCGTTGGTGGTACGTGTTGATGCTTCAAGCTCCATTAGTCACCGCACTCTATGTATTTGCAAATAACTATTCATTGAAATTGCTGATTGACGCTTTTTCCATGGAGTCAATCATTGATTATCATCATTTAATTTACCCTATTGTTTTATTCATTACTGCCCAGATTGTTTTGGACTTGTCATGGCGAGTAAGCAACATTGCTGAGTGGAAAGCGGAACCGTTCGCGCGACGCCGCTTATTATTAAAAACGTATGATTACATTCAATACCATTCCTATACTTATTTTCAAAATAATCAAAGTGGCACTGTCATTAGCAAACTAAAAGGTATTCTTGATGGATATGACAGTGTGTTTGACAACATTCACCACATCATTGGCAAGAATTTTTGTGTGGTCATTCTCTCTATTTTGGTCTTATGGTTAATCAATACGACGGTTTTTCTTTTTATGCTAGCCTGGTGTATTCTTGTGGTCTCCGTTCTTTATCCCATGGCTTTGCGATTAAATCAGTTATCTAATGAGGTTGCTGAAAGCAAACACCATGTTATTGGATTATTATCCGACAACATTACTAATATCTTTTCTTTATTTTATTTTGCAACTCGTAAAATCGAGCTTAAACGTGCTGACTCTTTCATGTCAAAAGACTACGTACCACGTCAAATCAGCATGTATCGTTATGATTTTGTTTTTAATTTTGTCGGCAGCATCTTGTATTGGATCATGCTGATTTCTGTTTTTTTATTCATGATTCATTTACGTACAAACGCTTCTATTTCAACTGGAGATTTCGTTTTTGTCATGCTAACTGCCATTGCCATTTCTTTTGAACTATGGGGATTTATTTCCGCAATGTGTAAATTTATGAAAGACATAGGCGATTTCAAATCCTCTTTTTCAGTATTAACTACACCACATACAGTCATTGATCGCCCCGACGCCATAGATCTTCATGAAATTCAAGGAGCTATTGAATTTAAAAACCTATTTTTTGCCTATGAAGGCGGAAAACCGATATTCACCGATTTAAATTTGACCATCAGAGCAGGTGAAAAAATCGGACTTATTGGTCATTCTGGTGCTGGAAAGTCCACACTTATTTCCTTATTGCTTAAAAATTTCCAGCCATCCTCAGGCAACATTTTAATCGACGGCCAGGATATTGATGCCATCACCTCAGATTCATTAAGAAAACAAATTTCACTCATTCCGCAAGACATCATGCTTTTTCATCGCTCCATTGCGGAAAACATTGGCTATGCCAAAGAAACAGCCTCTTTACAAGACATTAAAAAAGCCGCCAAAATGGCCAATATCGATGAATACATTGACTCTTTACCCGATGGCTATCATACCTTGGTAGGGGAACGCGGCATAAAGCTGTCCGGTGGCCAAAGACAGCGTATTGCCATTGCTCGTGCCATTTTAAAACATGCCCCTATTATCATTCTTGATGAAGCAACCTCCAGTCTTGATACCGCCACAGAACAACAAATTCAACAATCGCTGAACTTAATACTGGAAGAAAATAAGACCACCGTTATCGCCATTGCCCATCGTTTATCCACCATTCGTCATATGGATCGCATTGTGGTGATGGAAGAAGGACACATTGTTGAAGAAGGCAGTTTTAATCAACTGATGAACAAGAAAAATGGTTACTTCCGGCAATTATGGGACAATCAGGTGAATGGCATGGTTTTGTAA
- the abc-f gene encoding ribosomal protection-like ABC-F family protein, which translates to MRDLPQIFLNHLSYSIPGTSVGFQDVSFAFKQRRYGIVGDNGTGKTTLLKLIAQCMLPQHGTVKSTGRIAYCPQQYKPAHPKEQISELLGIADKLQALHRIQQGQISEKDLLLLADNWDIHAKVAQAFATIGLDELDLARPVLSLSGGETTKCLLARVMLTNADFILLDEPTNNLDRLSRKKLSVWIKQAKQGFLIVGHDRHLLDTMDEIIEITPISVNHYGGNYSFYQQQKQIHQGALEQQLQEAKHQIHTTQCSIQRSLEKLEQRRKQGKTLKHQGKIDKLMANSMRGRSERTQSRHATQADKMLQQAKANMAMVRSQIEVKEPIRVNLEATQVPNGKIVLRINALNYAFPGQPDLFCDFHLLITGPERVAIAGNNGTGKTTLIQLILGHLKDYQGEIHLGVSPVCYLDQQVHFLKSNLSLVENLQICNPDMQIQEAYAALASFNFRNKDAEKTVCHLSGGERLRAGLAIRLLSKIPPQLMILDEPTNHLDIRSIEAIEQMLRRYEGALVVVSHDQAFLNNLGIHRTIILEKYDG; encoded by the coding sequence ATGCGTGATTTACCTCAGATTTTTCTTAATCATTTGTCTTATTCCATCCCTGGTACCAGCGTTGGATTTCAAGACGTGTCATTTGCTTTTAAGCAAAGACGATATGGTATTGTCGGCGATAATGGAACAGGAAAAACAACCTTATTAAAATTAATTGCCCAATGCATGCTACCACAACATGGTACCGTAAAAAGTACTGGACGCATTGCCTATTGTCCTCAGCAATATAAACCGGCTCACCCCAAAGAACAGATATCTGAGCTGTTAGGCATTGCAGATAAACTGCAAGCCCTCCATCGCATTCAGCAGGGCCAAATCTCTGAAAAAGACTTGCTTCTCCTTGCAGACAACTGGGACATTCATGCCAAAGTAGCCCAGGCATTCGCCACTATTGGTTTAGATGAGTTGGATTTAGCACGTCCTGTCTTAAGTTTAAGCGGTGGAGAAACAACCAAATGCTTATTGGCTCGTGTCATGCTTACGAATGCAGATTTTATTTTATTGGATGAACCTACTAACAACCTGGACAGGTTGTCACGAAAAAAACTGTCTGTCTGGATAAAACAGGCCAAACAAGGGTTTTTAATTGTAGGTCACGATCGTCATTTGCTTGACACCATGGATGAAATTATTGAAATAACCCCAATTAGCGTCAATCATTATGGGGGCAATTATTCGTTTTATCAGCAACAAAAACAAATTCATCAGGGCGCTTTAGAGCAACAATTACAAGAAGCCAAACATCAAATTCATACAACACAATGCAGCATTCAACGTTCCCTAGAAAAACTCGAGCAACGCCGAAAACAAGGAAAAACATTAAAGCATCAAGGCAAAATTGATAAATTAATGGCAAATTCCATGCGAGGCCGAAGCGAACGAACACAATCCCGACATGCCACGCAAGCCGATAAAATGCTGCAACAGGCAAAAGCAAACATGGCGATGGTCCGTTCCCAAATTGAAGTTAAAGAACCCATTCGGGTCAACCTTGAAGCAACGCAAGTGCCTAATGGTAAAATAGTGCTTCGTATTAATGCGCTAAATTATGCCTTTCCCGGGCAACCTGACTTATTTTGTGATTTTCATTTACTCATCACGGGTCCTGAGCGTGTGGCAATAGCAGGCAACAATGGCACAGGAAAAACAACATTAATTCAATTGATCTTGGGTCATCTCAAAGATTATCAGGGAGAGATTCATCTTGGCGTTTCACCAGTGTGTTATTTGGATCAACAAGTGCATTTTCTTAAATCTAATCTTTCTCTGGTTGAGAATTTACAAATATGCAATCCTGACATGCAAATTCAAGAAGCTTATGCCGCTCTGGCTTCCTTTAATTTTAGAAATAAAGATGCTGAAAAAACCGTTTGTCATCTTAGTGGTGGCGAGCGCTTACGTGCAGGCCTAGCTATCCGTCTTTTATCCAAAATACCACCGCAATTAATGATTCTAGATGAACCGACGAACCATTTGGATATACGAAGTATTGAGGCCATTGAACAAATGTTACGTCGCTATGAAGGGGCGTTGGTCGTGGTTTCCCATGATCAAGCGTTTTTAAACAACTTAGGAATACATCGAACCATTATTCTGGAGAAATACGATGGCTAA
- the thiE gene encoding thiamine phosphate synthase yields MISTLKLCLVTHIHGCSFSSYLKLIQQAVSGGVTSIQLRDKNSSSSDLYHRARILKSILQPLSVPLIVNDSVKLAYDVDAEGVHLGQSDASPIFAREYLGPKKLIGLSVESFSDLDYANTLDCLDYIAASAVFPSLTKTDCKTVWHLEGLKTLVNASRHPVVAIGGINTSNLQSVLEQGAYGVAVVSAVHQARDYQQAASALRRVIDEHHEPR; encoded by the coding sequence ATGATATCCACACTCAAATTGTGTTTGGTAACACATATTCATGGTTGTTCATTTTCAAGTTATCTTAAGCTTATTCAGCAAGCAGTAAGCGGTGGGGTAACCTCCATACAATTACGCGACAAAAATAGTTCTTCCTCTGATTTATACCACCGGGCTCGCATTCTTAAATCGATTTTACAACCTTTATCGGTACCTCTCATCGTCAATGATTCCGTTAAGTTGGCGTATGACGTTGATGCGGAGGGTGTCCATTTGGGGCAGAGTGATGCTTCTCCCATCTTTGCGCGCGAGTATTTAGGACCAAAGAAGCTCATTGGATTATCCGTAGAGTCATTTTCAGACTTGGATTATGCCAATACATTGGATTGCCTTGATTATATTGCTGCCAGCGCAGTCTTCCCAAGCCTAACTAAAACGGATTGTAAAACCGTCTGGCACTTGGAAGGTTTAAAAACATTGGTAAATGCTTCAAGGCATCCAGTGGTTGCAATAGGGGGAATTAATACGTCTAACTTGCAATCTGTTCTTGAGCAAGGTGCCTATGGGGTAGCCGTGGTAAGTGCTGTCCATCAGGCAAGAGATTATCAACAAGCGGCAAGCGCATTAAGGAGAGTTATTGATGAACATCATGAGCCAAGATAA